Below is a genomic region from Thalassophryne amazonica chromosome 3, fThaAma1.1, whole genome shotgun sequence.
ctgtcAACCAAAGAACGCTGGGATAGGTTCTAGCCCCCTGTGatgcttaattggaataagtggttatagaaaatgaatggatcaaTGAAAAGAATAACAAATTTGACTGTGTAACTAGCTCACATACAGTATATGTATGAATATACAATAAGTCTGACATGCACTGGTACCACATTCACGACACCACAGaactaccttgggtcctggatggcaaccacccatgcagacaattggtccatccccacatctctaaaacaaCCATCTATTTGCTGCAGCCACGTGAAACATAGGCTtgcccttggccttcttcagccactgtggtcctcaacactcaggcacatgTGTACTGGATCAGGAACAGAgaaatgtgttgggaaagtgtagtgacacggacccacaacagggggcgcaaatgaacggtcaatagatgagccaaaatataacaatttaatgttgtgaatgtgcacaacgaacatacagacaatctcagaatatcataacagtcaatacacaaaggtgacgtgagggcaggctcgaggatagaagacgtctgtcccaagaagagccggaaccacacgatttccgccgccccagaacctggtgaatactggagccgccaagtcccgaattcccaggtgatcaccgtccccgactgtcggatctggtactgctggcgaagaacaaagacagtcaagtgtgggtgtgtgtacacccagtaacaacgacggtgggaatgccacctccacctctcactcaaaaattgcagagtactgtagattcctcaggggaaaagagtgccttcagcgctctcacagctttcaccgacggaggtactggtactcctgcaaacactcacaatatacaaatattgcaatcacaaaaacggctgaggatattacctccaatgaagtatgctgataacaaccgtgagttctgttcccagagcgccgtagcccaggcgcgtgctttaccccgaagcagagcaatcacataagctattttactagcatctgacgcgtacatgacgggacgttgtgcgaagacgagcgaacactgcataagaaaatccgcgcacgtctccacacaacctccgtacggctcaggagggcttatgtatgcttcaggggatggtgggccagcagtacctcctcttctggcggcccacacaacaaaatgcgTCACTtgccaaaatgtcaaagttgGTGCTCCCTCACAATCACAGTGAAACCCCTCATCATAATCtctctaagtaaccactcatCTGACATGAAGTCATtctagcggtacccaaggatcttgcAAAGAcaactggtaccaaagacatcaccTTAGGTAACTAGGTCAAGGCGTATAATGGTCGACTTCTTGGCTGTATAGCCAGACTGTTGTGGTCGCTTAGCAACAAGTCATTAGCACTGAAAGCTATCAAGAAAACAGGCACCTTGACACCTGCAAGCATTTAATCCCTGCCCTGCCatgcaattcgtcatgccaatgtgACCTGCTGGATGGTGCGCTTTGTGCCACTGGGtgttgcattatttaaaatacttATTTCGTAGCAGATGAATCATTTGCGCTCAGAACGTGGCTGatgaaacacctctaatcgctccggaatcacagaggaattttcaacAGCTGCAACTGTTCTCGTGCACTTAATgacgtggagaacgcatttggaatcgtctcaaaggtaattatttgtaatatttacattctaatggcttgttgcattttcattccttcttatgagtacctgtaaaattatgtttattatagatttaacaactcatcataatcgttcagatgagctatgCTGTGATGCGCTGTGCTGATGTGACGACTCGTAGTAACAAACAGTGTTTTTGAGTTGTGTGCGCAATATTcatgtgtagttcacaaaattaatgtgtgctagagattttgaacatttcaaaaaaaaaaaatcttgcacacTTCCAcgcagctgcgcacagtttacaacggtttacatcaagtttactctctggcacaacagattgcgtgccagtgtgcgGATCAAATTCGGGCAAGTGTCAAGGGACCTTAATCCTTGTAAGCAGATTAATCCTTGCAAGTACTTTTCCCGGTACAGAGAGCAGTGTGATACCCCTGTAGTTGTTACAATCCATATGATCACACTTTCCTTTCTGAATCAggacaacaagtcctttcttccaatTTGTACACCCCCTCCCAGATTGAAACAAAGATTctttgcaatgccaggagaacagcatctccaccctCCTGGAGGAGCTCAGCTCCAGTGCAATAGATGTCTGccctcagctgcttcactgcctTTGCGATCTCACCAAGATTTGGTGGTTGACATTTGAATCAGCCACAAGAACCCTTCTGCCAGAGATGTCTGGCATCCCAGCAGGAGGATCAGTGTAATATGAAAATACAGCAGAGGCATGAGTCAGGACTGAACCATCTTCCACATTACTGCAGTAGGACAAGGTGTAGATTTGGAAGAACAACGTGgtttgattcctctgtaagcaggtCAAAAGTCATTAGACCATATATACAgtaagcgcacacacacacacacacacgcacatatcttcaaccgcttatccaagatcgggactgctgagagcctatcccagcagtcatagggcgtgaggcggagtacacactggacaggacgccagtctgtccatATACAGTAAGCATGTAGGAAAATCAGTTCATGTTGAACAGTTACATTGTCAAGTTAATGAATGTTAAGACCAACTACGAATGACAGTGCTTCTTCAGATTTGTTGTATATATTATAGTGAACTGTGTTTTGTCTTCCACTTATCCTAAACATGTTGCTTATCACAAAAAAGTGACACAAAGCACAATAAGTGATTTAACAATCTATGATAGTTGCTGAGAGGAAAAAGCTGACTGACATGTTGTTCATGGAGATTCTCAGCGTGGCTGTGTCCTGTGCTGCCTTCTCCTTCATTAGGTTTTGGGAGCTCCTCCTGCAGCAAATTAAGCTGAAGAGGCGAACTTGAGTGAGAGCTGGAGAACAAAGCATGCGGCCCAGGTGCCTCCTCCTCTTCTCTGAGAGAGAAGCTGGCTTTTGGAGAGCAAACCAATGGACCTGGGGGATTCTGAAGTGGGGACCCAGAATAGAGCTGGAACTGGGGTTGGGGGAAGAGCGTAATGCTTGGAGCAAAGCCTGCCACAGTGATGGGTGCTTGTGGTAACATGGAGAAAGTGGATGGTAGATAAATGGATGGGTATCCTGTGGTGAAGACTAGGTAGTTGGGCAGGATGACAGTCATGACAGGAGCTACGTAAGGACTGATTGTCTGTGCTGCACCCAATGACTGCACATTATGAAAGCTctgaaaatgttgcatattttgaaTCGGCTCCACTTGAATTGGCTGCATGCTTGGCATGCTGTGAGCAGACTGCAGGGCACTGACACTGTACTTAAGATGGGGAGGGTTAGGAGGCTGCAGCACCATCTGTGTGGCTCCTGGCAGCTGTTTCGGCCTTGAAGATTGCTCTGAGCCATGTTGGGCGGCCATGGTGGGGTAGTAAGGTGCATGATGTGGGGATGACTGACTGTACGGCGCGCCCGTCTGTGGCTGAGAGGACTCTGAAGATGGCCAGGAGGAGTCAGGGATACAGCGAGGGGGTCCACGTGGAGAGGCATAGCTGTCTGAGGAACCCTGGGGTTTGGGGCGCTTGTGTCTTAACTTTCCTCTCCGAGAGCGGTTCCACCCGCCAGCACTCAGTGGACGCATTACAGAGTCAACTGTGATGAGACAAACATAAGTTATAGAGTCAATTCCATTAAACTCATCCATTTGTGATATGAAAAAAGAGTAATAAATATGTACTGTGTAATAAATCTGTTGATCTCAACCCAAACCTAACATTTGTCAATTCAGTTTGCAGCAAACATGCGCACACCTGGTTGGTGTGAGTGAGCTAGAGAGCTGTTATCTAAGTGCAGGTATGAGCTGTATGGGCTCTGCAGGATGCGATGGCGGAATCGATCCACATATTCTTGCTCCTCTTTCTGGGTGTGAGCTGACAACACCTCCTTGGTGAGGCCTACGAACCTACGCTCCTCGGTGAGAGGGCTTGGATCTGGACGAACATTGAgcagaggagcttcagcaggttCACTACCCATAGGTGCATCCTCGAGTGCagttgcctctgtgtgtgtgggcggggagatgaaaacaaacaagcaaacaaacaaaaaacatttacacATAAAATTAGATTTGGATACATTCAAAAGAAAAATTACAATGCTGCCAAAACTTTGTGACCCCCTTTTGTTTATGAcattatgcattttttttaactttcacttttgatactctgtgtgcttcataccctgtgtgctgctatacaatgctgctggaacctcagtttccctgagggagtcttcccaaaggatcaataaagttctatctaatctaatctaatactgTACATGCATGGAGCTTTCGTTTCAGGGCAAGATATTGCCATGAAGCACTGTTGCATATTTAAAGCAAATAAGAGTGTTAATGTGCTTTTAAAACGTGCACCATGGCACAGTGGTAAAGAAGCTTCAGCTTGTTCGACCTGCCTGCACTGCTCATTTGAAACAGCGAGAAAGAATGTGCAATAACTTAGTGACTCAGGCTTAATTCATCTGAAACAGTGGGATAAAAAAGTATtttgtcagtccctgattgtgcaaattctcctacttagaaagatgagagaggtctgtaattttcatcagaggtacacttcaactatgagagacaaaactgagaaaaaaaaaaaaatccaggaaatcacattgtaggatttttaaagaatttatttttaaattgttgtggaaaataagtatttggtcacccacaaacaagcacgatttctggctctcacagaactgtaacttctttaagaagctcttctgtcctccacctgttacctgtattaatggcacctgttggaactcgttatctgtataaaagacacctgtccacagcctcaaaaagtcagactccaaactcaaccatggccaagaattAAGagttgtcgaaggacaccaggaagaaaattgtagatgtgcaccaggctgggaagactgaatctacaatagtccagcaggttggtgtgaataaatcaactgtgggagcaattgtaagaaaatggaagacatacaagaccattgataatctccctcaatctggtgCTCcttgcaagatctcatcccgtggggtcaaaatgatcatgagaacggtgaacaaaaatcccagaactacaccgagggacctgatgaatgacctacagagagttgggaccaaagtaacaaaggctacacactacgcagagagggactcaaatcctgcagtgccaggcgtgtccccctgcttaagccagtacatgtccaggctcatctgaagtttgccagagagcatatggatgatccagaagagatttgggagaatatcatgtggtcagatgaaaccaaaatagcactttttggtaaaaactcaactcgttgtgtttggaggaagaagaatgctgagttgcattccaagaacaccatatctactgtgaagcatgggggtggaaacatcatgcttcggggcgtttttctgcaaaggggacaggacgactgatctgtgttaagggaagaatgaacatggccatgtatcatgagattttaagccaaaacctccttccttcaataagagcactgaagatgcaacatggctgggtcttccagcatgacaatgatcccaaacacaccgctcgggcaacgaaggagtggctccgtaaaaagcatttcaaggtcctggagtggccaagccagtctccagacctcaaccccatagaaaatttgtggagggagttgaaagtccatgttgcccagcgacagccccaaaacatcactgctctagaggagatctgcatggaggaatgggccaaaataccagctacagtgtgtgcaaacctggtgaagacttacaggaaacgtttgacttgTGTCATTGCCAATAAAGATTATGTtacagtactgagttgaacttttgttattgacaaaAGTTCAACTTGgagtaggtgatggtctagtggttaaggtgttgggtttgagtccagaagatcatgggttcaaatccctgcctgactggaaaatcactaagggcccttgggcacggcctctaatcctctattgctcccggtgtgtagtgagcgccttgtatggcagcaccctgacattggggtgaatgtgacgcataattgtaaagtgctttgagcgtctgatacagatggaaaagcgctatataaatgcagtccatttatttgaccaaatacttattttccaccataatttacaaataaattgtacaatgtgatttcctggatttttttttttctcattttgtctctcatagttgaagtgtacctatgatgaaaattacagacctctctcatctttctaagtaggagaacttgcacaatcagggactgacttttttaccccactgtatgatcAATCAAAAAATTCCTTAATCAGACACAACTGCAATCGCTTCCATCTGATCAGAACACGGGTAAAACCAAAACAATGTAAAACATAAGTATGCGTCCTGTTAGTATAATAACCAAGTCATAatttttatatacagttttctttacacaagtcagCCGATGGCTACAGGTGAATAAATATGTGTTAGACTTTATTTACTTTTATCAtttaaatacaaacagcatgaatTGTTTGGTAAATCTGCCTGGATTAGgccattctcaaaaactgagtgaagcagactagtgagggaagccaccaagacacccatgacaactctgaaggagttatatgcTTCTATAGCTGTGATTAAGAAACTGCAAATTTTGTCTCTTGACCTCACCTCATGACAAAAATAAGCTCTTCCcaaaatgtttccacaaacactGTAAAGGACTTTCATTGCTGCTTAGAACTTAAGAAAACAGATTTAAAGGTCTCTTGAAATAATTTTACAATGTTACGAATTTACAATGTAAATGTAAACCTTCCATCTTTTTCAAGACGGAAGGTTTGCACGGCACCTGATTCAGGCGGAGGCACGTGGACGATGGTGCTGCTGTAAGAACACTGGCTGGTGACGGACACCACACTCATGGCCTTCGTGGACATGATGTCTTTTAATGGTGCTCCAACCACTGCTGCCGCTGCAGGGGCAAGTGAGTCCTGACTGTCTAACACCACCACTGGATGCCGGGAGGAAACAAGATGAAGCGTCATTGAAAGAATCAATGCTATCACATCTTTTTGACATCAGAAAGCAAGAAAGAGGTCAAAGGACAAGCTATTTTACATCAAAGAAGTTAAAGGACAGTCACATTCACTGTTTTGGGACAGATGCAGGGCAGTACAATTTTCACAGCTGCTTTTTGACCAAGCCATCtctacagagacagagagacagggacaTACTGAAACAGAGACATACTCTTTGTCCCAGTGGGAACAAGAACCAGTTCCAAATTTTACAAAGAATCAGAATAGTATGGCTCTGAGCTTATTGATTCTTGACACATCCTAAGACATCATCAACATGCATCTACGTATGTTGTCATTCCAAAGTtgagagaggaagacatgttttaAAGCATGGCTACATTTCGTGAAGAaagaggacaacagcattaattgTAATGTCTGCAAAATGGTAATATGAACATGGGATTCACCAGGCATGCCACGTATTTGACATTGCACAAATACTCTGCAGCACGAGTGCTCTATTGCTAATGTTTGCCAAAGGAGTGGCTCATCTGTAACCGATGATAAATATCATAATATACAGCTGTCAAAATCCCATATTAATTTAGAtcaattaattacagcacctataacatgttaattttttaaaatcttgATTAATTGCACTATGATCTTTTTTGTTTTGACATGTCTGTAAATCGTGTATTTGATGGCAGCAACTGGTTTGGTTATTTTCTTGTGTCTGCTATGCGTGGAAACGAAGTAGTTTTTTGTGCACTATGCCAAGTACGGTGAACTGCACAGTGCCtacatgcttctgttttttttgttattcTTAGAATTTGAAGATGAAGACTGTTGGTGTGTATATGTGCGTATTTCTACCATCCGAGTTGGGTTGAGCTGTGTCAGTGACGCTGGCAGGTTTGTCATCTTCTGATGTAGAGGATGAGGAAGAAGAGGTGGTCAGAGAACAGGATCCACTCTTGCGTTTAAGGGCCGAACCTGTGCAACTCTCCAAATATCTGATGATCATCAACACACCAAATTCACTCACAGCCTCGCAGAGCATCACAAGAATTGCTACTGGAACTGATAAGAAAAATGTCATTAGCACGTACTTCTGCAAACATTAGCAAAAATTGTCTAAATTAAAATTTTTCCATTTCCATGCTTCATCACTTTATCTGTATAGGCTCAATCCAACAACagagttttttaattgtttaatcCTTTTGTCAGTAATCCTACAAACAATGAAAATTGTTGAAATATGTAATACCATCATATCAAGGCTAACCACCACACACACCTGATGATGTTGTCCATGCAGTTAATCTGCTGGTAGGAGGGAATGTGTTTGCTTCCTGCTTTCCTCAAGAGCCCCAGCCTCGAGGTTGGAGGCTGTTTGGAATAGATGCACTGGAAAACAGAGAGTTATTCTAGATATTAAAGCATCAGCACACTTTAAAGTGGCTTTTGTGATAGGTATACAGTATAGCTGAATCACCTGGAGCAGCTTTTTCTAGAGGAGCAGTTTTGTGGCTGGCATCCAGGTGTGCTTGCTGACCCCAACTCTTGACTCTGTTCACGTCAGCACAGATCCGCTGCAGAGACATCTGCAAAAACCACACAACCACAGTAATAGTATGATGACCCTCAGCACCCAGTGCTACCACTGTGCTGTACAGTAAGTTGTATCCCTCACCGGATCCCGGTGCGAGTCCTCCCACAGGTTACCACTGCTGTCACTAGAAGAGGCTACACTGATATAGTGCTCATGGGAACCATTACTTCCCAAACTGCCATAACCACTGGAACCATTGTTATGGATGGGCTAAGAAAGAGATGCAAAGAAGTGAAGAAACTACACAAACTACAACACACAAACATATGGAAAATGAAAAACAACACCAACAAAACAGACAAGAGAAACAGTATTACATGACGACAGGAATTATTACAGTATTACAGGAAAACTGTATTCATACAAGCCACCGGTGCTAAATGCTTCAGATGCAGACATGATTCAAAGTGTTGCACTGTagtatgtacagtatgtgtgtgtttataggGGTACAGGCACTGGCCACAGCATTGCACAGACAGGTTGACGGCGGTTTCACcggccttacaggaacagcttgTCCTATTAAAAGTACAGATGAGAGAGTTGCTCTCTGGGTACTTCAGTTAAGGGGGTGTGGCTTTTTTTAACCTCTGTAGTACAGCAATGCAGTTACTGTGAGATCATATCCTGATGAATTATCTAGCCTTATATACAAGGAACTAAATATATGCCATTATAAACAGTTAGATTGCAGAGAGACAGACCAAAAGTTTCTCAAGCATCCAAtcattttctgatgcttatcTGGGACCAGGTCATGGTGGTAGTAGTCtaagcatgaatgaatgaatgaatttatttatttattcggcacacacagactcaaaaatagcaaaagaaaaaaaagctcataaagaaaacaatttaacaacgtACCCATGTGCCCAAAAGGGTGTATGTAGGCAGAaggaaaagcttataaacgccaacCCCTTTAACcacaaagataaaaaataaaaatgtatacttatgtatatataaatatacataaagtggcttgcaaaagtattcagccccttggtatttcacgcattttaatttgtttatggcatttcaaatacaaaaagtaaatcaggcttctcaatataaaaatttctaaaattatcatccttagactcaaactgaaaacaaatctctacaacttgatataaattaattaagaatataaaagccaagatgatgggttgcatacgtAATCAGCCACTATGGTatcatacctgtaaataatcagtttaattgccagttttcttcagacaagtcaggagatggatacacgaacatttccaagtcactgaatatgtcttgaacattatttacatcagttatgaagaaataaaaccagTATGGCACtctctgtgtggaggagacagttctcaaaaactgagtgagtgtgcaagaaggagaacagtgaggaaagccaccaagacacccagacaacccagaaaaagttttaggcttctgtggctgtgattgaagaaattgtgcacagtgcaaattctgcattttgtatctccagttatacagcttcatgatgaagtggtacagaggagggtcttctttcactaaaacatcaaatctaggtttgcatctcagatgtaccttctggcaaattgtcagtgaactttcaggtctttttaagaaaatcctcctctgctccatttcattttttttgtgtTGCGTGAACCAGTGGACTTAGTGGTGCAGGCTGTTTTAAGCCTTAATGAGCATTAATTAAACACAGCCATGGATTagcataaaaatgtaaaaatcttTGATTCATTAAGTTTTCCATCCAGACTTTAATTCTGAAGGAGCAAAtatgaaaatgaaaacagttcAGATTAATcgcttggtggccaagtggttagtgcacttggtttcagtgcggaagattctcagttcaaaccccacctttcCCGGTATCTccgtgtaatatggagttgtgtccggCGCAAAACCTGCGCCAATTCGACATGCAAATCCacatcggatctgctgtggtgaccatgagggagcagccgaagggatttaaTTTACTAAAGGAGTCATAGGGTACAAAACCACTGTTACAACAGAGTTGTTTCCAAGAAGAGAAAAACACAGTGATATTAATTTTAATAGTGTTCCCCAAAAACAATATTATCAAAACTCTGACCTTGTTAATCCTGACATATGTACACCTGTGAGATACTGCATTTGACACTTTTAGCCACTT
It encodes:
- the per3 gene encoding LOW QUALITY PROTEIN: period circadian protein homolog 3 (The sequence of the model RefSeq protein was modified relative to this genomic sequence to represent the inferred CDS: inserted 2 bases in 1 codon), with translation MAECIISGYEAPRIPMDKRIFTTTHSPGCVFLEVDERAVPLLGYLPQDMIGKSLLTCIHPEDRPLMISVHRKVLKYAGQPPFEHSPVRFCCQNGDYITLDTSWSSFINPWSRKVVFIIGRHKVRTSPLNEDVFAAQTKQDFPDSQEEIKDLQAKIYKLFLQPIHNNGSSGYGSLGSNGSHEHYISVASSSDSSGNLWEDSHRDPMSLQRICADVNRVKSWGQQAHLDASHKTAPLEKAAPVHLFQTASNLEAGALEESRKQTHXPSYQQINCMDNIIRYLESCTGSALKRKSGSCSLTTSSSSSSTSEDDKPASVTDTAQPNSDVVVLDSQDSLAPAAAAVVGAPLKDIMSTKAMSVVSVTSQCSYSSTIVHVPPPESEATALEDAPMGSEPAEAPLLNVRPDPSPLTEERRFVGLTKEVLSAHTQKEEQEYVDRFRHRILQSPYSSYLHLDNSSLAHSHQPVDSVMRPLSAGGWNRSRRGKLRHKRPKPQGSSDSYASPRGPPRCIPDSSWPSSESSQPQTGAPYSQSSPHHAPYYPTMAAQHGSEQSSRPKQLPGATQMVLQPPNPPHLKYSVSALQSAHSMPSMQPIQVEPIQNMQHFQSFHNVQSLGAAQTISPYVAPVMTVILPNYLVFTTGYPSIYLPSTFSMLPQAPITVAGFAPSITLFPQPQFQLYSGSPLQNPPGPLVCSPKASFSLREEEEAPGPHALFSSSHSSSPLQLNLLQEELPKPNEGEGSTGHSHAENLHEQHVSQGDAPHESGNQDAQYTSSDLLDLLLQEDARSGTGSNASGSGSGESGESLGSGSGSNVTSTSHTVSSNSSKYFASNDSSDTSHKTHKSQEATVDHRHMFDARVDNSVEHDPTHARCVMMTYQIHTRDHNEVLAEDREKLRVLQPLQPCFSQRQREELAEVHPWIQRHTVPQEIDSQGCLSCSSGAGVVQSTYWPAPDSSSALESPELDSSPLLDT